The genomic region CAAAGAAGGGCACTTCTCGCTTTCATCAGTTCATTAGGCAGGGACAAGTCCTGTCAGCTCCTTTCATCTGGAGCTCAATCAAATTTCTTTCATGAACCGACAAGAAATTATAAGCAAAGCTAGGCCTTCTCAGTAAGAATAAGGTTGATTTTAATTGCCTCGTCACTGTTGGAAATCTGACAATGAATTCAAAATGACTCTGCAAAGTTGCTGTCATGTTGCTTTGGCGGTGTTGATTTGAAACTTTCCCCCTAAGATCGGAGGTGTTAATTGTGACAACAGTTTCTGAATAATTTTGATGTAGTTAAATGAAATACTTCAGACAGAAAGTGCTAATTCAAACAGCAACCCTGCTTGATATACTGGATTAATTGCAGAAGAACAATATGAAAGAGTCACTTGCTCacaaatggatcctctgcagtaacAGGTGGCGTCTGAGGCCAAAtagatgataaaaacataacaatgaTCCACAAATGTTAAATACCCACCCAGGTCAGTTTGTTTGGCCATTATTATTACCCATTGTTTGATGTCGTTCTCCCAACGTTTCCCCAACTGCCCCACTTCCTTTCACCTTGGACTGTACCCTGGagagtgtgtttttaatatatatatatatatatatatatatatatatatatatatatatatatatatatatatatatatatatatatatatatttgatgtaaCAGGAGAACATAAAGTGAATGCAGTTCTAAGTCACTGGGATTTGTATAAAACCCAAGGTAATGTAATTGAATGTTAAAAAGTGTGTTTCCTTGAGTCAAGGTCAGTGAGACAGACCTTGCTGCTGAGTGTTTactcaaaatacataaatgattcaaaatacCTTTACAATCGTAATCCCTGAGACTTATAGGGTATATTCAATATTATGAGCTGTGTGTCTTTTTCGCTACTGATTTGATTAATGAATGGATATATTGTGCAAGACTGCTACTGTGAGAAGCCCATGGTGTCAAGTCATGCATGAATGTAGTACAGTGTTGGGAAATGAATTTACAGCGTCTCTCCAAACATTTTTCTGTCAGTTCAAGTTTGGCTTACGTGTATCATTTATGGAATATTGAGtgtggctttttatttttttttttttttttttgcatttgtcacttatttagtgtattttgaattatttgtctCTGACAGACTAGAATATTTGGAAACTATTAAGGCATGACATACTTTTGAAGGATCAATCCTTCATCTTAGAGGCGAATATGAAATacaaagtgaaaaagaaagattaaataaaataaatgataaaatagaaAGCCATATAATTTATTGCACCATGTCATGTGCACATACtgaatttgtaaatgcattaccCAATGAGACAGACTGAGAAATGGAGTGCCCATAAATCATTCTTTTCTGAAGCCTACAAAAAGGTACATTCACACTTCAGATGACCCATTGTTATCAAATGAAATGGAAACGCTAGTGAATTGGTATATCATTAAAACTACAACATCCACAATCCTGTGCGCATACGTCATAAACACGCGCCGTGCCGTTTGTTTCGAAGTGCAAAATTTAAAAGGTAtgtagtgtttattttgttgcaaAGTCATGACTCCTACAGTTTTATCATACGTTGTTTGCTCAGAGGTGTTTTGGACAGAAAACAAATAACGAGCTGTTGTTATTTAGTGATACTGATCGTTTAACGCTATCGGTTTAGTAATAAGTTTGAAATGGACAGCTGGAGTGAACCGTGACCCAAATaacaaatgtcatttgtttgtgCATAGTGATtcattaatatctttttttctggGCGTCGCACATATGTAACTTAGCATTTCGCTATACTTTATAACTgtactttgtaactacatgtttACTACATCTCttattctcattcatttgcaactacatgtctactgacagagtagactgttagggtagtttcagagttagtagaataagttgacatatacttgcgaAGTTAACaggtatgttgtatgttgtggacccatagTGGACTTTAAGCACATACATACTcaaatgactgctagttgatatgtaggtgcaaagttgcTTAAACGGATGATACACTATACAACTTTTTGTTCAACTTTAAGAAAATGTTGCCATAAATGATCAACCAGGTGAGACACAGGGCCCAAGACTGATCTAAATTATCCATTCTTTCAAGCAACATTACTCAAAAAAAGTTGCAGAGTGTATCATCGGCCTTACTCTTAGTAAAATGGctaaagtggactattgaaataaagtgttaacttTGGATAATTTTCTTTCATGtgtaatatttaacttttattttgttgaacaGGTTTCATTATGGCTCTGGCAGGAGTGCGTGTAATAGAGCTTGCAGGATTGGCCCCTGCGCCCTTCTGTGGGATGATACTAGCGGACTTCGGTGCAAGAGTGATCCGGGTAGATCGGACAAAGGTGGAAATGACTGTAGATACTCAAGCCAGAGGCAAACAATCAGTGGCCTTGAATTTGAAGAATCCCAAAGGTGTTGCTGTTTTGAAAAGACTGTGTGTTCAGTCAGATGTGGTTCTGGAGCCCTATCGTAAAGGTCAGTGTCATTAAAAGAAGCACATTCACATGCTTAAATCTCATAATATTTTACACGTGAGGACAAAGCTTTATCCAGGTAATCCTTTTATTGCTCAAATGTAGTCTTCCTGTTTTCCTaataacacacatatatatatatatatatatatatatatatatatatatatatatatatatatatatatatataatatttgtttttattttgccttttgtcTAGTTctaattgtaaataatgttgCCTCTGCTAATGTTAATTGTTATGGCAATGCAGATAAACAAGTAATTATGCAATAAatcagtgatttttattttaatgcaagatGGCACAGCGTGTTCTGTCACAATTAGTAGTTTTTGttagtaaattaaatgttattttacattttttttaaaccacaacTCTGTCCATATTGTGTATTAtgtctaaattattattattattattatcttttcattgttttaatgaaagTCTTGTTAATTAAGTGGGGGGTTGGGGGCTGCTCTTGACTTTAGAGGGTAGATTTTAAATCTAAACAAGAATAAGTTGCTACAGTATAACATCTGCTCctctgaattaaaatgtatttacctCCAGGGCCTTTTACCTTTTCATGCTTCATTGTCTTATCTCTCTGATATAATTAAGGTGTTATGGAAAAGATGGGATTAGGTCCTGAAGATTTACTAAAAGAGAACCCACGCCTGATTTACGCACGACTCACCGGCTACGGTCAGAGCGGGTCCTACGCCAAGGCTGCTGGGCATGATATCAACTACCTGGCCATGTCAGGTAAAGACCAGTATTAGTAAATTGCTCATTTGTGtttagcagaacaaagaaattcatgcaggttagggtgagtaaatgaagaccgaattttcaattttgggtgatCTAGTTACGGACTGGACTGGCTCACTAAATGGGAAAGTTTTTCATCTTTGAAGCCCTCTTTTTCGTTATTTACTGTGACATTTATGTGCTAACAGAACAATACACACTTGTAAAGTAATTATCTGTGATGACACTGGTCTTCGCTATACGTCTGTGTGTATTAAATCCAAATTATTAAATGGCTTTGCTTGTAATAATGtccattgttctttttttccctccattttCTACACTTTTCTTAACACCTCTTAAAAAGCAATACTATTAAACCAGTTTGAAAGCACAGAGGATGGAAACAAATGCGAGTGGCTTAACTGGTTATATTTTTAGCTGACCTTTaactatgatttaaaaataaccgTTAAAGTGATTGTTGAGCTACCCTTCAGTTCTTAGGATGTCCCTGTTCCTTTCTGTCTGTAAAAGGGTTGCTGTCCATGCTTGGCCGACGCTCAGAGAAGCCCTATGCTCCATTGAATTTGGTGGCAGACTTTGCTGGAGGAGGTCTCATGTGTGCTTTTGGGATTGTGTTGGCTCTCCTGGAAAGAAGCAGGTCAGGACAAGGCCAGATCATTGATGCCAGCATGGTGAGATACAGCACCTCATCTTAAAATGGGTTCTGACTGACAAAATAACTTCTCTTTAGAAATACTATTAGAATAGTTTTTCTAGACTCTTATGAATGTGATTGTTTACTGGGCTGGTAAGCTGAAGGTAACGAGTGACTGGGAAAAAGAAGCAATTGTGCCGGCTTGCTTTCATTCCATACAATCAAATTGATATCATAGTGAGAGTGTCATGAGCTGTTTTTCCCCCCACcttgctaaaaataattttcctcTACTTGTTTTGACCAGCCACTGCATAGAATGAGGCAATTACAAGCCTTGTTTATCTCAATATGATCACCCCATGTTTTGAACAGCTTGTCGATAGTTTTCTACAATCCAATAATTGCATGGTTTTTCTTTCGAGTTCCTTATATTGGCACTATCTATTTTCATTAACACTGCTACGTGTGAGTACTGTTAGAGTGGTTATTTTCCAAGTTAAGGATCACCCAGTTAGTAAGGAATTGCAAATATCGTGGTCTAGCGCATCGGGTCCTTCAGAGCCCAAATACTCCTCCAAATCAATGTACTATAATTCactttgaaaagaaaacaagtaacATAACTGTTTAGCTgttcattcatatatattaaacatttaagtcTGGACCTGTGGTTGAAACTATGAAATATTTGGTCAAATAATGTCATCTTACAGCTCCTACAATGCAATTCTGAACTCTTCCCCAGATGTGTTGCTTTAATGCATTCCTGTTTCCGAGCTCTTCAAGTAGTTCTTTTGTCCCCAGTTAGACCTTTTattgagatgtgtgtgtgccttTCTAATTTATACTCATTGCGTTGGTTAACGCCATTCGAAAGTGTAATAAAACCTACAAGCAATATAAATGCTCCTGAGCTAAAAGTGTTCAAGAAAAGGTTATGAACACTCATGCAATGGAATCAACTTTGTCATTGTGGTCTATGAAATGTAGATTGATGTGGAAAAAGtcatttaacaaaataacaaaaccttgaggaaaaaaaaaactaatgtatgAATACTTTCACAAGACACTGCATATGACATTTGAGgtgtataattataaataataatggtgagaattttcttttcatactGTTAATTACTagtaagtaatttattttttaggcTAATCTGTGTTAACTCTGCGGGTCTTTGTTGAGAAATTTGGGGCCAAAAAGCAAAGCTGGCACATTGGTCAGTTCAAGTGCTCTGCTTTGTTCACACACGCAGGCTTTTCTCTGCTTGGAAATTAAAAAGACGAGTAGCAATTTGCTGTGCTGCTTggtaattaaatattacatatcgTTTTTATGTATTAGAAAACCTCATCCACACAATTGAGCTCTAATTCGACTGAGGTTATGTCATTTACTCTAATGCAGTTTGATCTCTGCCCCTCTAAGCCCGTAAGGAAATAAACAGCAGTAAATATAAAGCTTAATATGTGACAATCCAATACTGAAGCACCTCTCACATTAGCAATTCAGACCTGGAGCAGAGCTGCGCTGCCAGTGGAGAGTTTGCCTTGATAGCCGTGTGTGTGCGCAAGCTAATGTCAGTGTGGGCAGGAGCTGTGGTAATGATGATTAGATGTTTGCCTGTTAGGCAGTAAAGATATCTGAAGCACGTTCCCGTGAGAGTCACCTTGTCGCTTTCTGATAAAACCTGTTGTTTGATACAGGCAGCAGCTTTTAGCGATGTCAGTGTTATTAACCCGCAAGGCAGGCAAATAGTTTTTCACTTGCATGCCAATTTGTATTATACTCTGCAAACTTTATgctttcaaagttttttttttttataatacttatttaaaaGCTGGTCTGGGTgtttcattagcatttaaaaaattgttatgCAACATTTGTTTTGGGGCTATGTAAACTGTCGGATGAAATCCTAAATATTGTTTGACCACATTGACATCCAAACGAACAAGTCgtattaaacattacattactcATTATAATTATAGAACTATTGTTAAGTGTTCCACGTcgataatgtgtttttctttgacCAATATGGAAAGGTGTAAGTCTGATGAAATAGCTTTCTTGAGGCATGGCGTGATCGCACATTCAGTATTAGGCCAAGTAAAAGGCGTCTTGTGGGAGAGCGACATCTTGATGGTCAGGCCAATCAAATGCGCAAATAGAAACCCAGATCATCAATGTCTCTTTGAAGGCAGGTTTCATTGGGAAATATATAAAGCATATCCACATTAAAGTTCCTTTCGCAAGATCGCAGTCTTtgaaatgcatgtgtatttatttttatgcatatttatttttatgcgtAGAGGATTTGACCTACAAACCCTTCTTTTCATctgtgaaaatgtttctgaaacacTTGCTACTGACCCTTTAACCTCAGCCTTGATGCCAAATTTGTTATTCAGAACTGAGTGTAATTATTTAAAGAGGTCATGTCATACATATTTAACATAAGTCTTCTTATGCTAGTGGGTTTATTTAAGCAAGACACCGTCATATTCTAGTTTTTCTTTGCCAGtttcaccctttttttttttaaactgcttcCCCTTTGAGAAATGTCCCCATTGCATGTGAAATTATTAACCGCGAACATAGTTTTTGCCTTGCCCATCCTTTTAATAGCAGCCTTTGTGAAGACCgtacagttttacagttttgtctaaatcataaaaagtgctaaaatatGCCAAACAAACTCTTTAAATCAGACTTAAAGGTTAGGAGccttgttaaaaacaaatggaCAGAGCATGGAcagacatttatttgatgaatgcGGTACATCGCTGCAAAATTAACTCTGTTTTTGATGTTTAGTTTAGATAAACGCTCTTTTTATCCGAAGGTTACATTATGTTTTCATAGGACATCAAGCTTTATTGTGCATAAGAGATCAAAGACATTTTGATTACTCATGATATGGCTGCTTTAGAGTCGTGCTGTGCCATGATGTGGAAATCAAACTAACCTCTGCAGGCTGTGGTGTGCTCGTATCACAAACTTGATTAAATCCTCCCCTGTCGTACCACATTCCTGTCTTGTTCGGTGCATTCATGTATGGAAATGTATGTGATTATATGCACTGTTTcctgtatataaatgtattgtaagATGATTTATGCGACCTGATGAATATGTATAACTCCAGCTCTCTAATGAGGATGGTGCCCTGCTTATTGGCAAGCACCCTGTTTGCTTTATGCTCAAAATTCTGCAAGATAGAATTGTGGCAAATATTGGGTTaaaaagtgatgtttttatgtatgtgtaggtTGAAGGTGCAGCATATGTCGGCTCCTTCATGTGGAAATCCCGTAACCTTGGCCTGTGGAATCGTCCACGTGGAGAAAACTTGCTGGATAGTGGCGCTCCGTTCTATGACACGTACCGTACATCTGATGGAAAGTACATGGCAGTGGGGGCAATTGAGCCTCAGTTCTATCAACAGCTTATTCAAGGTCagtgcattgtttgtttgttttttttagtagtatGGTCCTGTATTGTCAACTTCTGAATATAACGGATGTTCTCATAGTGTGAACTGCAATATGAATGCTTACTGCCTAATACAGAATAGTATGTATTTTGTTGCAGGCAGCGGCAAAACACCCTTCATCCTTAAAGATATTATCAGTCaccatagatttttttttcttaatctttGAAAATCTTTATTGTTGGTCTTAATTTTAAAGATCACAAGTTGGTCTtgatatggaaaaaaaaaagttttttgaggacaaattatgtaaatattaaaattaaatctaaaaatgtattatttttctaattttagcgttttgttcttttaatgtattcattgaatttttgtattctttttaattatatattctcttattttgaattttatgaTCTTTCTCTGTGGATAAGAATATAAGCggatcaaaaaagttaatcaaagttgtcctaagacaagaacacattttggttttaggacaactttaatGAAAGTTTCGATCCGCTTCAGATGTTGActactgtgtgagtgtgtgtgtgtgtgttcgtgttcTCATTATTgaattttcttagttttttattttgaacacagTACACAATGTACATCTATACATCAAGCTCCTTTTAattcacctaaaataaaattgaatgacATCTGAGTACAATTAACCACAAAATTCCCAGGGTCACATTGTCCGGTCTACATGGTTGTTGATTTTGCACAGGCATGCAAAGGTTAGGGAGAAGCCACAGGATGCTGCATTAGTATGTGCATAGGGATTCAACCTACGTCCTGATGACCCAAGTGCTTAATCTTGCTTTGAAACCATAATAACTCTATTGCTATTCAGGTTTGACCCTCAATAAAAGAATATCTTCTTATAAGTCACCTGCTGTGGCCAGTGTAATGCACTAATAGCTTCTGGATTCATAGTCCTTCGTGATCTCTTTGATCATTGTCCTCTAAACTCCTTTATtgattttttccctctttttttatCTCCCTCATCTAATTCTCTCTCACCACAGGTTTGGGCTTGGATGATGCTGACCTGCCTGCACAAATGAGTGTATCGGATTGGCCACAGCTCAGGCAAACATTCACCCTGGTGTTTGCCAGCAAGACGCAGGAGGAGTGGAGTCAGATCTTCGATGGGACAGATGCCTGTGTCACCCCTGTGCTGTCACTGGATGAGGTACTCTCTCACCCCCACAACCGGGCGCGGGGGTCATTCTTTAAGGACTCTCAGGGGGAAATAAGCCCTCGTCCTGCACCCGTCCTGTCCCGATCCCCTGCGGAGCCCTGTCACTCCCGGGACCCCTTCATCGGAGAGCACACTCGCTCCGTGCTGGAGGAGTACGGGTTTGAGCAAGCACATATAGACCAGCTCCTATCTGCCGGTATTGTGGAGTGTAACAAAGCTAAAGCTCGTCTATAAATCAAAGACTCTGATTGAAGAATCATTAAACTTCGTGGCCAGTGATGCAGGACTGGAATCTGAGAACTCGAACTCCTGTGTCTCATTGAGTGTGAGGAGGCATTTCAGAACAAAATGACTCTCTCTTGGGAATCACCGGGTGCTGCAGTGGAAGTGGATGAAATTATCTTAGGCTTATATaacaaaatgtccaaaaaattCAACTCTCATTTGTAATTGCTGCACAGAAGGCAAAGTGGGATTTAATTAAAGCCTATATTGCAAATATTCTGTATCTTAACGTCCTTAACAtcatcagtttaaaaaaaaggatatttaactcaacttttttttaatactgttataaattaataatagtattgTTGAGGGAATTTTATTTGTAGTTGATTAAAGTGTACCACATCTGGTTGTGAATAGTAATTGCCTTGAGAGGAATGGATGAATGTGAGTCATAGACTGATTAACTAAGTGAAATATTTGCCTTTGCCTAATTATTGGGGAGCGCTGATGAGCTAAGATAATGGTATTAGGATAAAACCAgtcaatgatttattttaagatgaagTTTTCTGTCATGGTATCACTAGTATAATGTAACACTTGATGAACTTGGTAGTAGTCTTTATTTTGATACAGAAGGGAGGGAGGATCAAAAAGCTCTTGGAATTcatcaaaatatgtatatataaagtaattaatgacagaatttacattttacattactttttacattACTATGCCTTTAAGTCCAATTCATATTATACCAAAAGATGCAGACCAACAGCAACAGACAAATTTGTTGGGTTTTGTTGGATCAGTGTGCTACCCCTGTCTACATCTCTTTGGACTAGATTGGAccgaaaatattatatttgtgtatttcagGTCTTGGAATGTCTGAGAAGTTGTAATGTAATCTGGTGACCGTCAGCATTGGCTCTGCTTCTGTTGGTTCTGTGTAAATTGCGTGTTATATGCTCCTCAGatctatattaaaaacattagtgtaatttaaatgaactgtaatctcccaacattatattatattttataatgaagtGCTAGATCATGTGAGTAAGACAACAAAATGCTGTTCTtggttcatttcattttaccactgatttgtttataatttgtCACAGGATTTTTAAGCATAACTATTAAACAATCACAGCAGTGGGCATTTACTTCCAAGTCTACAGTCTGTCACACCTGTTCAAACAAAGCGTTCTGATGAGGGTGCTTGAAAATAGtctattacttttaaattatggATGTAAAATTCTTGATGACATTATAAGTGGACCTCagagaacaattaaaaaaatagttcaaagattaatttttaactgtaattagAATTTGTATTCctccaaaatcatttttatatgttgATCTGCTGCTCAATAAAAacttattactattaataacgtttttctgctttaatatttttgttgaaactgttacatattttcaaaagaaCCGATTAAAATTTCAAAGAACTAATTAATATGACATATAAAtctttagcattattattattttttttattaaattattacaattctAAATCATGTACTAGTAATCCCAAAGAATGAGTTGCATAAAGATTTTTCATAACTACTCTAGCTTATAATCAATTCTCATTCACGTAGAAGATATGTGTGGAATGTGGCATTTTAATCCATGTGGTACCATCTGACCAGTTTCCTGTGATCCACAGCTCGACCTCTGCAGATTAAGTCTGAGAGAGAGTGGATGATGTTCTGTGAGAAGCTCACATGACTTTTGAAGAGTAAAAGTCTCATGACAGATTTGAGTAAACAAAAGCAGCGGGAGATGGTTGTGTAAATGGAGAGGGATTGCATGGTGTTGTGTGCTTTGACGACACCAAATGCATTGCCTTCTTTTCTTTCCAACCCCCTTGAAGCTGTCTACCGAGGAATCACATGGTACGTCACTTGATTTACCTAATGGGCCATTCTGCCATTCAAGACCACAAAAGGATACTTGTTAgatctacatattttttttctaatatctgtGTTTCCCCAAACACTCTACTGTTCTCTTTATCTTTTAATGCAATAGCAAGAACTTAACAAGAAATGTTTGGTTCTGAACTTCTATCCTGCTCTAAACCAGTTGGAGGGAGAACATTCACAGCTCATAATCTTCATCACGTGCTTACAACTGACTCCACCAGTGGCCTTTggcaacaaaaacaagaaaaaaaaaaagcgagccTTACTTCCTTGATCCCGACCAGACCACCACCTCCTTTTCTTCTCGGCTCAGCTGACATTGTAAATACTAGTTTTGAGCTTTATCGCTCCGCTATGCAGTAGGTATTAAGAGTTTCAAGACTGACAACCATGACTCTCCTAACCGAGGACCAGCCTTGCAGGTTTTCCGCACCGGACAGCCCGCTCGCATCCATGGAGCACTACCCGGTGGACTCGGGACCAAAAGAGGACTATTTGGATTGCATGGAACCAGCTGTGTTTGGAGCGGTGGAGCCTCCGAAGCGCACCAGAGGAAGGCTTATCATGCATGGCATGGTCATGTTTGGAAGGGAATTCTGCTATGCCGTCGAGGCAGCATTTGTCACGCCAGTGTTGCTGAGCGTTGGACTCCCCAGGCGCCTGTACAGCCTGGTGTGGCTTATCAGCCCTGTTTTGGGTTTTATCCTACAGCCTGTCATCGGCTCGTCAAGCGACTACTGTAGGTCCCCATGGGGCCGAAGGCGACCGTACATACTCTTGCTCGGGATTATGATGTTAGTTGGcctgactttatttttaaatggagaTGCGGTCACATCAGGTAGGTACAGTTTAAGAAAATTACGGATCTGTCCAGGTCATGAAGGCTGTCAGTTAAAGGTCTGCAGTTTGGCAATGCAGTTATAAAAAGAGTTAACCAGTTGTATTTGCTCGGTCTTGACTATTAAAAAGCCTGTTAGGAAATAATGAGCCTGGAAAGAATGCTAAGCTGATATAGGAATTTCTACAAAAATAGGTTACAATTGGTTTTCTCTCCTActgtgtttttctgcatttgatcaaatagctttttaaatgaCCAAGGGAGATATGAGTCATGTGAAATATAGCACAGCTGGACAACGCATGGATTTTCTTTTGCAGCATTATAGGAATCTATTCCTAGTATATTCCCTATTAAATACTACTATTAAAGTTCTAGAATTGTAGACATTTGCAATAAAGAGTACTGGTAAATTTACAAAgcatgcacatttaaaatactaaagaaAACTTGATTTTAATACTGCAATTAGATGTTTTGGGGAATATCACActttttttagttagttattagtttgtttgttttttagatgtGCAGTACAATAGGCTACAAAAGAATGTATGAACATAACTGGAAGAAAAAACtaatcttcatttttttattaatgcgtTTTTGCACTTTTGTCTTCTGAGCAAAGACCTGACATTTCAAAAGTTATATTCAATAGTATTTATTAGCGTGTGGTTTTGATGAAACTAAGCAtgatttagtttaattaaactGTTGCATTTGGATTAAAACAAGCATTGTTTCTCTCCTCCAGCTATACTAGAGGACAGAAATGTTAAAAGGACATGGGCGATCGTAGTGGTCATGTTTGGAGTGGTGTTGTTTGACTTTGCGGCGGACTTCATTGATGGGCCCATTAAAGCCTATTTGTTTGATGTGTGTTCTCATCGGGATAAGGAGAGAGGGCTTCATTATCATGCCTTACTCACAGGTAAGAAGCAACAATGAGTGAGCCAGTAAATGTGCCTGTAACACTATTAACCATTTTGTA from Puntigrus tetrazona isolate hp1 chromosome 21, ASM1883169v1, whole genome shotgun sequence harbors:
- the amacr gene encoding alpha-methylacyl-CoA racemase; protein product: MALAGVRVIELAGLAPAPFCGMILADFGARVIRVDRTKVEMTVDTQARGKQSVALNLKNPKGVAVLKRLCVQSDVVLEPYRKGVMEKMGLGPEDLLKENPRLIYARLTGYGQSGSYAKAAGHDINYLAMSGLLSMLGRRSEKPYAPLNLVADFAGGGLMCAFGIVLALLERSRSGQGQIIDASMVEGAAYVGSFMWKSRNLGLWNRPRGENLLDSGAPFYDTYRTSDGKYMAVGAIEPQFYQQLIQGLGLDDADLPAQMSVSDWPQLRQTFTLVFASKTQEEWSQIFDGTDACVTPVLSLDEVLSHPHNRARGSFFKDSQGEISPRPAPVLSRSPAEPCHSRDPFIGEHTRSVLEEYGFEQAHIDQLLSAGIVECNKAKARL